One window from the genome of Populus alba chromosome 15, ASM523922v2, whole genome shotgun sequence encodes:
- the LOC118037350 gene encoding heterodimeric geranylgeranyl pyrophosphate synthase small subunit 2, chloroplastic: protein MTSFAATIPAINGYPILPCLPRSNTSRPLLSHRPMTVAVTATSNGTTYNNSYWTSVNDEVDAHLKQAIPIRPPLSVFEPMHHFTFAAPRTTAPALCVAACELVGGNRDQAMAAASALRLMHAAALTHEHILSTGNRARIGHSFGSNIELLTGDGMVPFGLELLAKSDDLSQNSSERILRVIIEITHAMGSQGMALGQYNQFQDGQSDYIDHVCKKKEGELHSCAGAVGAILGGGTEEEIEKLRRYGLYVGLMQGVLSNWVERKEEVSMDKVLNELENLALKELEGFDGGNVQAISSLVQSLAGTNSGNV, encoded by the coding sequence ATGACATCTTTTGCAGCAACTATCCCTGCCATTAATGGCTATCCAATTCTCCCCTGTCTTCCAAGATCAAACACTAGCCGCCCATTATTGTCTCACAGGCCCATGACAGTGGCAGTCACGGCAACTTCCAATGGCACTACTTACAACAACTCTTACTGGACCTCTGTAAATGATGAGGTTGATGCTCATTTGAAGCAGGCCATTCCCATCAGGCCACCACTCTCAGTGTTTGAGCCCATGCACCATTTTACCTTTGCTGCTCCCCGGACCACTGCTCCAGCCCTGTGCGTAGCGGCTTGTGAGCTCGTTGGTGGCAACCGGGATCAAGCCATGGCTGCGGCATCTGCTCTCCGCCTCATGCACGCTGCTGCACTCACTCACGAGCACATCCTATCGACAGGCAACAGGGCCAGGATTGGTCACTCTTTCGGGTCCAACATTGAGCTTCTAACAGGAGATGGGATGGTACCATTTGGGCTTGAGCTGTTGGCTAAGTCTGACGATCTCTCGCAGAACAGTTCGGAGCGGATTTTGAGGGTGATCATTGAGATAACGCACGCCATGGGCTCACAAGGGATGGCGCTCGGACAATATAACCAATTTCAAGATGGTCAATCAGACTACATTGATCATgtttgcaagaaaaaagaaggcgAGTTACATTCCTGTGCTGGCGCAGTTGGAGCAATACTAGGAGGGGGAACCGAGGAGGAGATAGAGAAGCTAAGAAGGTATGGTCTTTATGTGGGCTTGATGCAAGGAGTGCTGTCTAATTGGGTTGAGAGAAAAGAGGAGGTGTCAATGGACAAGGTATTGAATGAGCTAGAAAACTTGGCACTTAAAGAATTGGAAGGTTTCGACGGAGGAAATGTTCAGGCAATATCTAGCCTTGTTCAGAGCCTTGCAGGGACCAATTCCGGCAATGTTTGA